One window from the genome of Pseudanabaena yagii GIHE-NHR1 encodes:
- a CDS encoding Npun_F5560 family protein: MNATVNALANPSDNMTANLQQEINLLKVELEQKDLLVQQLSEELFRLVKGNTAFLPNVEVHEQHSEEMRFLEQKLAMVENQLLATQAQIQDRDREAIELRQTIQEMSDRNRMLEQVVQELPNIYRAKFAERIVPIKQKIEALQKENRQLHIELQSLSFRLSGRTTRRSTSQQRLELPRVVPALG, translated from the coding sequence ATGAATGCCACAGTAAATGCCCTCGCGAATCCATCGGACAACATGACAGCAAATCTTCAACAGGAAATCAATTTACTTAAGGTTGAGCTAGAGCAGAAGGATCTGCTAGTGCAGCAGCTTTCTGAAGAGCTTTTTCGTTTGGTGAAGGGTAATACCGCCTTTTTGCCTAATGTTGAGGTGCATGAGCAACATTCAGAAGAAATGCGCTTTTTAGAACAAAAACTTGCTATGGTCGAAAACCAACTACTGGCAACTCAAGCGCAAATCCAAGATCGCGATCGCGAAGCTATCGAGCTGCGTCAAACTATCCAAGAAATGAGCGATCGCAATCGGATGTTGGAGCAAGTGGTGCAGGAGCTGCCTAATATTTATCGTGCTAAGTTTGCTGAGCGGATCGTGCCGATCAAACAAAAAATCGAAGCCCTACAAAAGGAAAATCGTCAATTGCATATCGAGCTACAAAGCCTCAGTTTCCGTCTATCGGGGCGTACTACCCGTCGCTCTACGTCACAGCAACGTCTAGAGCTACCGAGAGTTGTACCTGCATTGGGCTAA
- a CDS encoding CHAT domain-containing protein, which translates to MRLVRNFAVLGILLTAVGMPIAVTPKLELLGLKAIAQSSNSSDELRKQQITEAVYLKQSGYDRLQKADPQGAIADLQKALELFRKWNATGGERDTLNVLGDVYLTTGQYDKAMPYFQQALKIAKEIAKSPDGDPVDIGYTLQYIADVHDKQRQYDQALPIYQHALDIFRDRLKAKKGDRESLQTSESVTLARMASIYFKSAQYDRALASYQQMLPIAIERNDIIGRVQTLNNIGVIYANQTQYQQALESYEQALALVRTLCCYRGDEAAILNNLSALYFSLGQKRRALDFADQATKIYFKLTTNDVAGLKKTEIELLHDVLGEDNSNPTLTSRGLSVRATVGDTANNDVTVKAGQANNLNNLAQLYSNSGKYKEAIAFFQKARNIYQDIGNDLGIGITLDNIGSTYTRLGQTEQAISFHQQALSQYEKVGDRAGIGVALSNLGRAYANNSKQLEAINAYQKALNIAREVRDPSTESVILANIGDLLAQQKQIDSAIAFLKQSVNVRESIRQSIRMLPREDRSAYKQSVSYTYRNLAKLLLQQGRINEAIQILDLLKVQELQDYLRDVKGNERTSSGITLFAPEQAVINSDLKSLINGSPLATQIQQISSQQEANLASSKSLLANVQKFGDRAAMFYPLLFEDRLFLVLLPAKSAPILRSISIQQQDFTKLLQSFRSDLQDSSSSDVKESSAQLYKYLIKPIEADLKAANIELLLYAPDGQMRYIPLAALYDGKQWLIEKYRFNYLTASGFLDLQTTVKLPLKAIAAAFTQGDFKFSIGSEQFSFTGLPFAGKEINKIAETFPNTTKLFDTFFNRNATVAQFGEYNIIHLATHAAFVSGTPEDSFVLMGNGDRLNLRELREWKLPNTQLVVLSACQTALGGVVGSGEEILGFGYQIQRTGARAAIASLWTVSDQGTQSLMGSFYTQLHKGTNIINSLREAQLSLLQSKQPEFQHPYFWAAFILIGNGN; encoded by the coding sequence ATGCGCTTAGTTCGTAATTTTGCGGTTTTAGGAATATTGCTAACGGCTGTGGGTATGCCTATTGCAGTAACACCAAAATTAGAATTACTTGGGTTAAAGGCGATCGCCCAAAGCTCTAATAGTTCTGATGAACTGCGAAAACAGCAAATTACGGAGGCGGTTTACCTCAAACAATCGGGATATGATCGCTTACAAAAAGCCGACCCACAAGGAGCGATCGCGGATCTGCAAAAAGCACTAGAACTATTTCGCAAATGGAATGCCACAGGGGGAGAGCGTGACACGTTAAACGTTTTAGGAGATGTCTATTTAACGACGGGTCAGTATGACAAGGCGATGCCCTATTTCCAGCAAGCCTTGAAAATTGCCAAGGAAATTGCAAAGTCTCCCGACGGCGATCCTGTGGATATTGGCTACACCTTGCAATATATTGCCGATGTCCATGACAAGCAACGCCAATATGACCAAGCCTTACCCATCTATCAACATGCGCTTGATATTTTTCGCGATCGCTTAAAAGCGAAAAAAGGCGATCGCGAATCCTTACAAACCAGTGAGAGCGTGACACTAGCACGCATGGCTTCGATTTATTTTAAATCTGCCCAATACGATCGTGCATTGGCAAGTTATCAGCAAATGCTACCGATTGCCATTGAGCGCAACGATATCATCGGCAGGGTACAAACCTTAAATAATATTGGCGTAATCTATGCTAACCAAACCCAATACCAGCAGGCTTTAGAGTCCTATGAGCAGGCTCTCGCCCTAGTTCGCACACTCTGTTGTTATCGTGGCGATGAGGCGGCGATTCTCAATAATTTAAGCGCTCTATATTTTAGTTTGGGACAAAAGCGTCGTGCCTTAGATTTTGCCGATCAAGCAACCAAGATCTACTTTAAACTCACAACAAATGATGTAGCGGGATTAAAAAAAACAGAAATTGAACTACTCCATGATGTTCTTGGTGAGGACAATAGCAATCCAACTCTCACTAGTCGTGGGCTGTCGGTGCGAGCTACTGTGGGTGACACTGCTAACAATGATGTAACCGTCAAAGCAGGACAGGCAAATAATCTCAATAATCTGGCACAACTCTATAGCAACAGTGGCAAATATAAAGAGGCGATCGCTTTCTTTCAAAAGGCAAGAAACATCTATCAAGATATTGGTAATGATTTAGGAATTGGCATCACCCTAGACAATATTGGTAGTACCTACACTCGGTTAGGACAGACAGAACAGGCAATTTCATTTCATCAGCAGGCTCTCAGTCAATACGAGAAGGTTGGCGATCGCGCAGGCATTGGTGTTGCCTTGAGTAATCTTGGTCGTGCCTATGCCAACAATAGTAAGCAACTGGAAGCCATCAATGCTTATCAAAAAGCTTTAAATATTGCCAGAGAAGTGCGCGATCCTAGTACAGAATCAGTGATACTCGCGAATATTGGTGATTTATTAGCACAACAGAAACAAATCGATAGTGCGATCGCTTTTCTCAAGCAATCAGTAAATGTACGCGAATCGATTCGTCAATCGATCAGAATGCTGCCTCGTGAAGACCGTTCTGCTTACAAACAAAGTGTTTCCTATACTTATCGCAATCTTGCCAAACTCCTCCTACAGCAGGGGCGTATTAATGAGGCAATTCAAATCCTCGATCTCTTAAAAGTGCAAGAGCTGCAAGACTATCTACGTGATGTGAAAGGAAATGAGCGCACTTCGTCGGGAATTACACTTTTTGCTCCTGAGCAAGCAGTAATCAATAGTGATCTCAAATCATTGATCAATGGCTCACCCTTAGCTACTCAAATCCAACAGATTTCATCTCAACAGGAAGCAAATCTAGCTAGTTCAAAATCTCTATTAGCAAATGTGCAGAAATTTGGTGATCGAGCAGCAATGTTCTATCCACTACTATTTGAAGACCGACTGTTCTTAGTGCTTCTCCCTGCCAAATCTGCGCCAATTCTCCGTTCCATTAGCATTCAACAACAAGACTTTACTAAGTTGTTGCAAAGCTTTCGGTCTGACTTGCAAGACTCTAGTTCTAGTGATGTTAAGGAATCCTCAGCCCAACTTTATAAATATCTAATTAAACCAATTGAGGCTGATCTCAAAGCAGCTAATATTGAGCTACTTCTCTATGCTCCAGATGGACAAATGCGTTATATTCCCCTTGCAGCACTCTATGATGGGAAGCAATGGCTCATTGAGAAATATCGCTTTAATTACTTGACTGCCTCTGGATTTTTAGACTTGCAAACTACTGTTAAACTCCCACTAAAAGCGATCGCAGCTGCCTTTACTCAGGGTGATTTCAAATTCTCGATTGGTAGTGAGCAGTTCTCATTTACAGGATTACCCTTCGCAGGCAAAGAAATTAACAAAATTGCGGAGACTTTCCCTAATACAACCAAATTATTCGATACCTTTTTCAATCGCAATGCCACCGTTGCCCAATTTGGAGAATACAACATTATCCATTTAGCAACCCATGCCGCTTTTGTGAGTGGGACACCTGAAGACTCCTTTGTGCTGATGGGCAATGGCGATCGCCTTAATTTACGGGAGTTACGTGAATGGAAGTTACCGAATACGCAATTAGTAGTTCTTAGCGCTTGTCAGACTGCCCTCGGTGGTGTGGTCGGCAGTGGCGAAGAGATTCTTGGTTTTGGCTACCAAATTCAACGTACAGGTGCAAGGGCAGCGATCGCCTCGCTTTGGACGGTGAGCGATCAGGGGACACAATCACTGATGGGTAGTTTTTATACGCAGTTACACAAGGGCACTAACATCATTAATTCTTTGCGTGAAGCCCAGCTCAGCCTACTGCAATCAAAGCAACCTGAATTTCAACATCCTTATTTCTGGGCTGCCTTCATTCTGATTGGCAATGGTAATTAG
- a CDS encoding DUF2325 domain-containing protein, translated as MHISELDELEASVSDLLTMAKVELEQNRLQQQRERQIQEAVAQIEGRLKPLLAKVEQMLEEYNREGGNPDSETKLRLEKKAADIRQEIAEAPTLAAQLADRQLILSEERLLDERITEQTAQWRRELKADLLEMIEEQHDFFSATDASIAVRGYANDLKAIGALEEVVEALINQINSHSEEGPVARLRGSHEQTLTFIYNKALENRSRVDRAPDVQPSARHRKTEKRPALYTDLSGKVLVFGGHDRLQTAVKNRLRDSAINLMWYTEQDGLQLAAQGESQIAGGDLIIIVTGYASHSLTERAIEACRRANKTYEIVNTTGMTRLLEVIESGLKAKQLARHWKQG; from the coding sequence ATGCATATTTCTGAATTAGATGAGCTGGAAGCTTCGGTTAGCGATTTGCTAACAATGGCAAAGGTGGAGTTAGAACAAAATCGACTGCAACAACAACGCGAGCGCCAAATTCAAGAAGCAGTAGCTCAAATTGAAGGACGGTTGAAACCATTGTTGGCAAAAGTTGAGCAGATGCTAGAGGAATACAACCGTGAAGGTGGAAACCCAGACAGTGAGACAAAACTAAGACTAGAAAAAAAAGCGGCGGATATTCGACAAGAAATTGCAGAAGCGCCTACCCTAGCAGCTCAACTCGCTGATCGCCAGTTGATCTTGAGTGAAGAAAGACTACTAGACGAGCGAATAACGGAACAAACGGCTCAATGGCGACGTGAATTAAAGGCCGATCTCTTAGAGATGATCGAAGAACAACATGATTTCTTTAGCGCTACGGATGCTTCGATCGCAGTGAGGGGATATGCCAATGACTTAAAAGCGATCGGTGCACTTGAAGAAGTAGTAGAAGCCCTGATCAATCAAATAAATTCCCACAGTGAAGAAGGTCCAGTCGCCCGTTTGCGAGGTAGCCATGAACAGACACTTACCTTTATTTACAATAAGGCTCTTGAAAATCGCTCCCGTGTGGATCGCGCTCCTGATGTGCAACCTAGTGCGAGACACCGTAAGACTGAGAAACGCCCTGCTTTATATACCGACCTCAGTGGCAAGGTTTTAGTCTTTGGAGGACACGATCGCTTACAAACGGCTGTAAAAAATCGATTGCGCGATTCGGCAATTAATTTAATGTGGTACACCGAGCAGGATGGGTTACAGCTTGCCGCGCAGGGTGAGAGTCAAATTGCAGGTGGAGATTTAATTATTATCGTGACGGGTTACGCAAGCCACTCTCTCACGGAAAGAGCGATCGAGGCTTGTCGTCGAGCAAATAAGACCTATGAAATTGTGAATACAACGGGTATGACAAGACTATTAGAAGTAATCGAATCGGGACTAAAGGCAAAACAGTTAGCACGCCATTGGAAACAAGGATAA
- a CDS encoding TIGR03643 family protein, protein MDKQQNKEAITAADLDRIVEMAWEDRTSFDTIYDQFGISEAEVIKIMRKSMKRSSFLMWRERVSGRKTKHAKTSEAQRFRCSQQDKFKSR, encoded by the coding sequence ATGGATAAACAGCAGAACAAAGAAGCCATCACTGCGGCTGATCTTGATCGCATTGTAGAAATGGCATGGGAAGACCGCACCAGCTTTGATACGATTTACGACCAATTTGGCATTTCTGAGGCTGAAGTGATTAAAATCATGCGTAAGTCAATGAAACGCTCATCATTTCTGATGTGGCGAGAAAGGGTAAGCGGTCGCAAAACTAAACACGCAAAGACCTCTGAGGCGCAAAGATTTCGCTGTAGTCAACAAGATAAATTCAAGTCTCGCTAA
- the aroH gene encoding chorismate mutase, translating to MGWRVRGVRGATTVEANTYAALERAVLELMEEIEAQNDIDPREIVSATFSATTDIDVVFPAKIARSRSHWEHVPLLDVQQMYVEGSLERCIRVLIHVNTPLEQHQIKHVYLNGARDLRPDLVYAQI from the coding sequence GTGGGTTGGCGTGTACGTGGCGTTCGTGGTGCAACCACAGTTGAAGCAAATACATACGCAGCCTTAGAAAGGGCTGTGCTAGAGCTTATGGAGGAGATCGAAGCGCAAAATGATATCGATCCGCGTGAAATCGTAAGTGCCACTTTTTCGGCAACAACAGATATTGATGTGGTTTTTCCTGCCAAAATTGCCCGATCGCGATCGCATTGGGAGCATGTGCCACTTTTAGATGTGCAGCAAATGTATGTCGAGGGCAGCTTAGAGCGTTGTATTCGTGTCCTCATTCATGTGAATACACCCCTTGAGCAACATCAGATTAAGCATGTTTACTTAAATGGAGCCAGAGATCTCCGCCCCGATCTTGTTTACGCCCAAATTTGA
- the lepB gene encoding signal peptidase I — protein sequence MTKPSQPHKSKKPNQGKKSKASSFWKETAQTLGLTVALAFGFRVTIAQAYYLPPSGSMEPTLQNYDRVMVDKLSYRFQTPKRYDIIVFEPNEAVVKGCGLSAEKQKSSLIKRVIGLPGDRVEIKDGTTYINGQPLSEPYLAKAPEYELPPITVPAHAYFALGDNRNNSCDGHIWGFVPQQNIIGKAAFRFWPIDHFGNIDK from the coding sequence ATGACCAAACCATCACAACCACATAAATCCAAGAAGCCTAATCAAGGTAAAAAATCAAAGGCATCTAGCTTTTGGAAGGAAACTGCTCAAACCTTAGGCTTAACGGTTGCCTTAGCATTTGGATTTCGGGTCACGATCGCGCAAGCCTACTACTTGCCGCCATCGGGTTCGATGGAGCCAACTTTGCAAAATTACGATCGCGTAATGGTGGACAAACTCAGTTATCGTTTTCAAACGCCAAAACGCTATGACATCATCGTATTTGAGCCAAATGAGGCAGTCGTAAAAGGTTGTGGTCTATCTGCTGAGAAGCAAAAAAGCTCATTGATTAAGCGCGTGATTGGTTTACCTGGCGATCGTGTCGAGATCAAGGATGGCACTACCTATATCAATGGTCAGCCTTTATCGGAGCCATATTTAGCGAAAGCTCCTGAATATGAGTTGCCACCAATAACCGTCCCTGCTCATGCCTACTTTGCCCTAGGTGATAATCGCAATAATAGTTGTGATGGGCATATTTGGGGTTTTGTACCGCAGCAAAACATCATTGGTAAGGCAGCTTTTCGCTTCTGGCCGATTGATCATTTTGGTAATATCGATAAATGA
- a CDS encoding tetratricopeptide repeat protein: protein MVTRIFLCNEQTEPEIRDFIREAIAEISEGEQYIVTWNCGNIQTLKVGDRAYFKRIGSANQGYFAAGTVVPADREYQLKLRSARYRELSEAYDIDSQANNFRVWVAWDSCVTFDEPLRTDYLRQLPHFQGMPLEPQTDAGVFREEYVRMLDREWERQTQKAIRAGKGVSLVDVYYRWGLEDIQQGFPQDALESFRQALKLNPNFIKAYLGLGDAHVSLREYAKAVGDYGKAISMRPDKARIAYYKRGEINFLLNQFQQALADFQAAIDIDPSYVDAHFSLGNTYFKLKSYEQAIACYSRTLDLDPNRDLAAFRRGRSHYILKEYPEALRDFSHAIELQPSNVDAYYYRGLTYSQPNIADETLAGDDLRKAIVLYQTQGKPEKARKAKEFLETLAIDSLPKAKPRSSYAIAPSEDTTSEAIAEPDIPIAISKSIPVDDAEETSDLIVAVQPDEQPIAIPVSESITSEEAIAAFSSAEIAYPSEPAQIVEVEKVVEKIVEVEKLVEVEKIVEVEKIVEVEKLVEVEKLVEVEKIVEVEKLVDRVVEKVVDRVVEKPVPFSIEDPSTAEKLAMISVMAQYMRDGWMVRSVDKSQVGYDLECTKDAQSEAVVIKSFTSDRESFAISAIEIENARSNKDFVLWVVSGAAENPELRCIRGRELFEQFDLDPLAFAAKVKQSALRLEQSPIALEMPQFE, encoded by the coding sequence ATGGTCACAAGAATTTTCCTGTGTAACGAGCAAACAGAGCCAGAGATTCGCGATTTCATTCGTGAAGCGATCGCTGAGATCTCAGAGGGGGAGCAGTATATCGTTACTTGGAACTGCGGCAACATTCAAACTCTCAAGGTTGGCGATCGCGCTTATTTCAAGCGGATCGGTAGTGCTAATCAGGGCTATTTTGCCGCAGGTACGGTTGTACCTGCGGATCGGGAATATCAACTCAAACTGCGATCAGCTCGTTACCGCGAACTCAGCGAAGCCTATGACATCGACTCGCAGGCAAATAATTTTCGAGTATGGGTGGCTTGGGATTCTTGTGTCACGTTTGATGAACCCCTAAGAACAGATTACCTACGGCAATTGCCCCACTTTCAAGGAATGCCCCTCGAACCACAAACCGATGCGGGGGTATTTCGCGAAGAATATGTACGGATGCTCGATCGCGAGTGGGAACGCCAAACCCAAAAGGCAATTAGGGCTGGCAAGGGCGTGAGTTTAGTTGATGTCTATTATCGATGGGGCTTAGAGGATATTCAGCAAGGATTTCCACAGGATGCGCTGGAATCTTTTCGCCAAGCACTCAAGCTGAATCCCAATTTTATTAAGGCATATTTAGGTTTAGGCGATGCCCATGTGAGTTTGCGCGAATATGCCAAGGCAGTCGGCGACTATGGCAAGGCTATTTCCATGCGTCCTGATAAAGCAAGGATTGCCTATTACAAACGGGGCGAAATTAATTTTTTATTGAATCAGTTCCAGCAAGCATTGGCAGATTTTCAGGCAGCGATCGACATTGATCCCAGCTATGTCGATGCCCATTTTTCCTTAGGTAATACCTATTTCAAGCTCAAGAGTTACGAACAGGCGATCGCTTGCTATAGCCGCACCCTTGATTTAGATCCCAACCGTGATTTGGCAGCATTTCGGCGCGGGCGATCGCATTACATTCTGAAGGAATACCCCGAAGCATTACGGGACTTTAGCCATGCGATCGAGCTACAGCCTAGCAATGTCGATGCCTATTACTATCGCGGCTTGACCTATTCACAACCTAACATCGCCGATGAAACCCTTGCAGGTGATGATTTGCGGAAAGCAATTGTTTTGTATCAAACTCAAGGCAAACCCGAAAAGGCAAGAAAGGCAAAGGAATTTCTAGAAACTCTAGCGATCGACTCGTTGCCCAAGGCTAAGCCCAGAAGTAGCTATGCGATCGCGCCATCGGAGGATACAACATCAGAAGCTATTGCCGAGCCTGATATCCCCATTGCAATCTCCAAGTCAATTCCCGTTGATGATGCCGAAGAAACTAGTGACTTGATTGTAGCAGTCCAACCTGATGAGCAGCCAATTGCAATTCCTGTTTCGGAATCAATTACTAGCGAAGAAGCGATCGCAGCTTTCTCCAGTGCTGAAATTGCCTATCCATCGGAACCTGCTCAAATCGTTGAAGTCGAAAAAGTAGTCGAAAAGATTGTCGAGGTTGAAAAACTAGTCGAAGTTGAGAAGATTGTTGAAGTCGAAAAAATCGTTGAAGTCGAGAAGCTAGTCGAGGTCGAGAAGCTAGTTGAAGTCGAAAAAATTGTGGAAGTGGAGAAGCTAGTCGATCGCGTCGTCGAAAAAGTCGTGGATCGCGTTGTTGAGAAACCAGTTCCTTTCTCGATAGAAGATCCTAGCACTGCCGAAAAACTGGCGATGATCTCGGTGATGGCGCAATATATGCGTGACGGCTGGATGGTGCGATCGGTCGATAAATCGCAAGTGGGTTACGATCTCGAATGTACTAAAGATGCTCAAAGCGAAGCTGTAGTAATTAAAAGCTTTACTAGCGATCGCGAGTCCTTTGCCATTTCTGCGATCGAAATTGAAAATGCCCGTAGCAATAAGGATTTTGTGCTCTGGGTAGTCAGTGGCGCAGCCGAAAATCCTGAGTTACGTTGTATTCGTGGACGTGAGCTATTCGAGCAGTTTGACCTAGACCCTCTTGCCTTCGCCGCCAAGGTCAAGCAATCAGCGTTAAGGCTAGAACAATCCCCCATTGCCTTAGAAATGCCCCAATTTGAGTAG
- the deoC gene encoding deoxyribose-phosphate aldolase, giving the protein MLPKDIDLSSYIDYALLDPAASDEQVDYACEQADRFSFASLCVYPCNVKRATERLLKSKVEICTVIGFPSGATTSNVKLYEAMEAVENGATELDVVINFGWLKTGQTNLLHQDIAQICEESGKPVKAILELSLLTPDEQELAAEVCMDAGVAFLKTGTGWAGGATVEMVKFLKEISRGKVGVKASGGIRTREQAIALLNAGANRLGTSHGTAIAREKN; this is encoded by the coding sequence ATGCTGCCAAAAGATATTGATCTCTCTTCATATATTGATTACGCCCTTTTAGATCCCGCCGCTAGCGATGAGCAGGTAGACTATGCTTGTGAACAAGCTGATCGCTTTAGTTTTGCTAGCCTCTGTGTATACCCTTGTAATGTCAAGCGTGCAACGGAGCGGTTACTTAAAAGCAAAGTAGAGATTTGTACAGTTATTGGTTTTCCCAGTGGGGCAACCACATCAAATGTAAAGCTTTATGAAGCTATGGAGGCTGTAGAGAATGGGGCGACGGAACTGGACGTGGTGATCAATTTCGGTTGGCTCAAAACTGGACAGACTAATTTGTTGCATCAAGATATTGCTCAAATCTGCGAAGAATCAGGTAAACCCGTTAAAGCTATCTTGGAATTAAGTTTGCTCACTCCCGATGAGCAAGAACTCGCTGCTGAAGTCTGTATGGATGCAGGGGTTGCCTTCCTGAAAACGGGTACAGGCTGGGCTGGAGGCGCAACTGTGGAAATGGTGAAATTCCTCAAGGAGATCTCACGGGGCAAGGTTGGGGTTAAGGCTTCTGGGGGCATTCGTACTAGAGAACAAGCGATCGCCTTACTCAATGCTGGCGCTAACCGTTTAGGTACATCCCATGGCACAGCGATCGCCCGCGAAAAAAATTGA
- a CDS encoding GAF domain-containing protein — MNLKTINSPDPSIHSQLGVIPFQSNLEDHTLLAVAQSALQLQATLLKNSISYAQSVSGGLILKTTLKNTVETLTKYTEADEGSIFLIDEDGVIIESILARGPVTRDRKDAVISKVLDGGLAGWTLRHRQIGVIYDAITDERWLQLPDQPYTARSALTVPLIYGINVIGVITLTHSQTNHFDDAIATMMQYSMESIAAIILNAQLHAEYRPLEL; from the coding sequence ATGAACCTTAAAACGATCAACTCACCAGATCCATCAATCCATAGTCAGCTAGGTGTCATCCCTTTTCAAAGCAATTTAGAAGACCACACTTTGCTAGCTGTGGCTCAATCTGCGCTCCAACTACAAGCAACCTTGCTCAAAAACTCCATTTCCTATGCTCAGTCTGTTAGTGGTGGTCTCATTCTCAAAACCACACTCAAAAATACGGTAGAAACCCTCACCAAATATACTGAGGCGGATGAGGGAAGCATTTTTTTGATCGACGAAGATGGTGTAATCATCGAAAGTATTTTGGCACGGGGGCCAGTTACACGCGATCGCAAGGATGCCGTAATTTCTAAAGTCTTAGATGGTGGACTCGCGGGGTGGACTTTACGCCATCGCCAGATTGGGGTCATTTATGATGCGATCACTGATGAGCGCTGGTTACAGTTGCCCGATCAACCATACACAGCTCGTTCGGCGCTAACAGTACCCCTAATATATGGCATCAATGTAATTGGAGTTATCACATTAACCCATTCACAAACTAACCATTTCGATGATGCGATCGCCACAATGATGCAGTACAGCATGGAAAGCATCGCCGCGATTATCCTAAATGCCCAGCTTCATGCGGAATATCGCCCTTTAGAGTTATAA
- a CDS encoding GUN4 domain-containing protein, translated as MDTTLTTLRDKLFSGKESSQLPAIAELANSGEDGLLILDEFIQSRKAANTEVTWIDGKIHQTLLKSDLPKAIELAQTHYPQGVVALHSEKGIDYQPIQNLLAQQDFEEADRLTSKKLCEAAGEAALERGWLYFTEAQLIPISDLRTINQLWLVYSEGKFGFSVQRKIWLGLGKGWEKFWLKIGWKKDGSFTRYPNEFIWSLDAPRGHLPLSNQLRGNKTMQAIFSHPAW; from the coding sequence ATGGATACAACACTGACCACGTTAAGAGATAAGTTATTTTCAGGTAAAGAGTCGAGTCAATTACCTGCGATCGCTGAATTAGCAAATTCTGGAGAAGATGGTTTGCTAATACTAGATGAGTTTATTCAATCCCGTAAAGCGGCTAATACTGAGGTGACATGGATCGATGGCAAAATCCATCAAACCCTCTTGAAAAGTGATTTGCCCAAAGCGATCGAATTAGCGCAAACTCATTATCCTCAAGGTGTGGTAGCTCTACATTCAGAAAAAGGGATTGATTATCAACCAATTCAAAATTTATTAGCGCAGCAGGACTTTGAAGAAGCTGATCGCTTAACTAGCAAGAAACTATGTGAGGCAGCAGGTGAAGCAGCCTTAGAACGCGGTTGGCTATATTTTACTGAGGCTCAATTAATTCCTATTAGTGACTTGCGGACAATTAATCAACTTTGGCTAGTATATTCCGAAGGTAAGTTTGGCTTTTCAGTCCAGCGCAAGATCTGGCTAGGGCTTGGTAAGGGATGGGAAAAGTTTTGGTTGAAAATTGGCTGGAAAAAAGATGGCTCCTTTACCCGCTATCCCAATGAGTTTATTTGGAGTCTTGATGCCCCAAGAGGACATTTGCCGCTTTCTAATCAATTGCGCGGCAATAAAACGATGCAGGCAATTTTTTCGCATCCTGCATGGTAA